A part of Pseudoliparis swirei isolate HS2019 ecotype Mariana Trench chromosome 8, NWPU_hadal_v1, whole genome shotgun sequence genomic DNA contains:
- the cryz gene encoding quinone oxidoreductase, which produces MSGSRLMRAVRVSEFGPPSVLRLCSDVAAPQPGHRQVLIRVHACGVNPVETYIRAGTYARRPALPYTPGSDVAGVVESVGEGVTAVKAGDRVFSMATETGGYAEFAVAADQSVHRLHAALSFLQGAALGVPYFTAYRALVHKAHAKAGETVLVHGASGGVGVATCQLSRALGLTVLGTAGTPEGLKLALSNGAHLAFNHREEGYTQKIMEATGGRGVDVVVEMLSNVNLSKDLQMSAVGGRVTVIGCRGPVEINPRDAMAKESSIIGVILNAATPEENRECAALLYAGMEAGWLRPVVGAQYPLADAAQAHHDIIECLGAAGKTVLIV; this is translated from the exons ATGTCGGGCAGCAGGCTGATGAGAGCCGTGAGGGTGAGCGAGTTCGGACCTCCGTCGGTGCTCCGACTCTGCTCGGACGTGGCTGCCCCACAGCCcggacacagacag GTGCTGATCCGGGTCCACGCCTGCGGGGTGAACCCCGTGGAAACGTACATCCGGGCCGGGACGTACGCCCGTCGGCCCGCCCTGCCGTACACACCGGGCTCAGATGTAGCCGGGGTGGTGGAATCGGTGGGAGAAGGCGTGACCGCAGTAAAG gcAGGAGACCGGGTGTTCTCCATGGCCACTGAGACCGGCGGTTATGCAGAGTTCGCCGTGGCCGCTGACCAGAGCGTCCACAGGCTGCACGCCGCGCTGAGCTTCCTCCAGGGAGCGGCCCTGGGCGTCCCGTACTTCACCGCCTACAGGGCCCTGGTTCACAA AGCTCACGCTAAAGCTGGAGAGACTGTCCTCGTCCATGGAGCCAGTGGAGGG GTTGGCGTGGCAACGTGCCAGTTGTCCCGCGCTTTGGGTCTCACGGTGTTGGGGACGGCGGGGACGCCGGAGGGCCTGAAGCTGGCCCTCAGCAACGGAGCTCACCTGGCCTTCAACcacagagaggagggctacacACAGAAAATCatg gaAGCCACAGGGGGCAGAGGCGTCGACGTGGTCGTGGAGATGCTGTCAAACGTCAACCTCAGTAAAGACCTCCAGATGTCGGCCGTGGGGGGACGGGTCACG gtcATCGGCTGCAGAGGCCCCGTCGAGATCAACCCCAGAGATGCCATGGCGAAGGAGAGCAGCATCATCGGAGTCATCCTCAACGCCGCCACGCCG gaggagaacagggagTGCGCGGCGCTCCTCTACGCCGGCATGGAGGCCGGTTGGCTGCGTCCGGTCGTCGGCGCCCAGTACCCGCTCGCCGACGCCGCCCAGgctcaccatgacatcatcgagTGTCTCGGGGCTGCTGGGAAGACGGTCCTGATCgtgtga